In Paenibacillus phoenicis, one genomic interval encodes:
- the gcvPA gene encoding aminomethyl-transferring glycine dehydrogenase subunit GcvPA: MLKHRYLPLTEQDQAEMLQTIGASSVQELFKDIPESIRIQGELPVSPRLDEYALTRHLAELAGRNADTDRFTSFLGAGIYDHHIPSVIQHVVSRSEFYTAYTPYQPEISQGELQAIFEFQSYICELTGLKVANASMYDGATALAEAGNLAAAATRRKQLVVSRTVHPEAREVLATYAHGLNLEIVEVGWEQGVIDREALAAAVTKDTAAVLIQNPNFFGSLEDLRAIGELAHAQGSLLIVSSNPLALGLLEAPGKLGADIVVGDAQPLGLAPSFGGPTCGFFAVSEAHMRRIPGRIVGQTTDRNGKRGFVLTLQAREQHIRREKATSNICSNQALLALAASVYLSVMGKQGMAEVAELNLQKSHYAKQVFTAIPGVSAAFESPFFNEFVLRLPEGTDPAQLQRDLLNAGFIGGYDLGRSYPELAGHLLIAVTEKRSKAEIDQFARVLEESICSK, from the coding sequence ATGCTAAAACATCGTTATTTGCCGTTAACCGAACAAGACCAAGCGGAAATGCTGCAAACGATCGGCGCAAGCTCCGTCCAAGAGCTGTTCAAGGACATTCCGGAGAGCATTCGCATTCAAGGTGAACTCCCGGTATCCCCTCGTTTAGACGAATACGCGCTGACCCGCCACTTAGCAGAACTTGCCGGTCGTAATGCCGACACCGACCGATTCACCAGCTTTCTTGGTGCCGGGATTTATGACCATCACATTCCTTCCGTCATTCAGCACGTCGTGTCCCGTTCGGAATTTTATACCGCGTACACGCCGTATCAGCCGGAAATTAGCCAAGGCGAGCTGCAGGCGATTTTCGAATTCCAGTCGTACATCTGCGAGCTGACCGGACTGAAGGTCGCCAATGCCAGCATGTACGACGGAGCTACCGCTTTAGCCGAAGCCGGCAACCTGGCCGCGGCTGCCACCAGACGCAAACAGCTTGTCGTCTCCCGCACCGTCCATCCGGAAGCACGCGAGGTGCTCGCCACCTACGCTCACGGTCTGAATCTGGAGATCGTTGAGGTTGGCTGGGAGCAAGGCGTAATTGATCGTGAGGCGCTTGCTGCGGCCGTCACCAAGGACACCGCTGCCGTCTTGATCCAGAACCCGAACTTCTTTGGCTCCCTGGAGGATCTTCGTGCCATCGGCGAACTGGCCCATGCCCAAGGGAGCTTGCTGATCGTCAGCAGTAATCCGCTCGCACTTGGCTTGCTGGAAGCGCCGGGCAAGCTTGGAGCCGACATCGTCGTTGGCGACGCCCAGCCGCTGGGGCTGGCTCCTTCCTTCGGCGGACCAACCTGCGGTTTCTTCGCCGTATCGGAAGCGCATATGCGCCGGATCCCCGGCCGGATCGTCGGGCAGACCACCGATCGCAACGGCAAGCGCGGGTTCGTCTTGACACTGCAAGCCCGTGAGCAGCATATCCGCCGCGAGAAAGCAACCTCCAACATCTGCTCCAACCAGGCCCTGCTTGCCTTGGCTGCCTCTGTCTACTTATCCGTGATGGGCAAGCAAGGAATGGCCGAAGTTGCGGAGCTGAATTTGCAGAAAAGCCATTATGCCAAACAGGTGTTCACCGCCATCCCTGGCGTAAGCGCCGCTTTTGAGTCGCCGTTCTTCAACGAGTTTGTGCTTCGGCTGCCGGAGGGCACCGACCCGGCTCAGTTGCAGCGGGATCTGCTTAACGCCGGGTTTATCGGCGGGTACGATCTGGGACGCAGCTATCCCGAACTCGCCGGCCATCTGCTGATCGCCGTGACGGAGAAGCGCAGCAAAGCAGAAATTGACCAATTCGCCCGCGTACTGGAGGAATCAATATGCTCGAAATAA
- the gcvPB gene encoding aminomethyl-transferring glycine dehydrogenase subunit GcvPB — MLEIKETTKSDELLIFERSRPGRIGYSLPECDVPTVPKEDLVPQGMLRSEGLAFPEVYEVDVIRHYTALSRRNFGVDNGFYPLGSCTMKYNPKVNEDVARYPGLAKIHPYQPEESVQGALELMYRLQQDLAGLTGMDAVTLQPAAGAHGEWTGLMMIRAYHESRGEKRTKVIVPDSSHGTNPASASVAGFETVTIPSTKRGMVDLDALRAAVGEDTAALMLTNPNTLGLFEEQILEIADIVHEAGGLLYYDGANSNAIMGIARPGDMGFDVVHLNLHKTMSTPHGGGGPGAGPVGVKERLIPFLPEPRIVKDESGRYTIRGARSEEAAGGATSGSASSIGRVKAFYGNFGILVRAYAYIRSLGPDGLRQVSENAVLNANYMMKRLAPYYELPYPDQLCKHEFVMSGSGLAKYGIRTLDVAKRLLDFGYHPPTIYFPLNVEECIMIEPTETESKETLDGFIDVMIAIAKEAETNPEMLRSAPHTTPVTRLDETGAARKPVLNCACG, encoded by the coding sequence ATGCTCGAAATAAAAGAGACGACGAAATCCGATGAACTGTTGATTTTTGAGCGCAGCCGCCCTGGGCGGATCGGCTATTCTCTGCCGGAATGCGACGTTCCGACCGTCCCGAAGGAAGATCTCGTGCCGCAGGGCATGCTGCGGAGCGAAGGCCTCGCTTTTCCCGAAGTTTACGAGGTGGACGTGATTCGGCATTATACCGCGTTGTCCCGCCGGAATTTCGGGGTGGACAACGGCTTTTATCCGCTGGGCTCCTGTACGATGAAGTACAATCCGAAGGTCAATGAGGACGTCGCGCGTTACCCCGGTTTGGCGAAAATCCATCCTTACCAGCCGGAGGAAAGCGTACAAGGGGCACTCGAGCTGATGTACCGCCTGCAGCAGGATTTGGCCGGACTCACCGGCATGGACGCGGTGACGCTGCAGCCGGCGGCTGGAGCCCATGGTGAATGGACCGGCTTGATGATGATCCGCGCCTACCACGAAAGCCGCGGCGAGAAACGCACCAAGGTGATCGTGCCGGACTCTTCGCACGGCACGAACCCGGCCAGCGCCTCGGTCGCCGGCTTCGAGACGGTGACCATCCCTTCCACCAAGCGCGGCATGGTGGACCTGGACGCGCTGCGCGCTGCCGTTGGCGAGGACACGGCTGCGCTGATGCTCACCAACCCGAACACGCTGGGCTTGTTCGAGGAACAGATCCTGGAGATCGCCGACATCGTGCACGAAGCCGGCGGATTGCTGTATTATGACGGCGCGAACTCCAACGCCATCATGGGGATCGCCCGCCCCGGCGACATGGGCTTTGACGTGGTGCACCTCAACCTGCACAAAACGATGAGCACCCCGCATGGCGGCGGAGGTCCGGGCGCCGGTCCAGTTGGCGTCAAGGAGCGGCTGATTCCGTTTCTGCCTGAACCGAGGATCGTCAAAGACGAATCCGGACGGTATACCATCCGCGGCGCACGTTCCGAAGAGGCAGCAGGTGGCGCCACGAGCGGATCGGCCAGCTCGATTGGCCGGGTGAAAGCTTTTTACGGCAACTTTGGTATCCTCGTCCGCGCGTATGCGTACATCCGCAGCTTAGGTCCCGATGGACTCCGCCAAGTCTCGGAAAATGCCGTGTTAAACGCCAACTATATGATGAAGCGTTTAGCGCCTTATTACGAGCTGCCGTACCCGGATCAACTGTGCAAGCACGAATTCGTGATGTCCGGCAGCGGGCTGGCGAAATACGGCATCCGCACGCTGGACGTCGCCAAGCGGCTGCTGGATTTCGGCTATCATCCGCCAACCATCTACTTCCCGCTGAACGTAGAGGAATGCATTATGATTGAGCCGACGGAAACCGAAAGCAAGGAAACGCTGGACGGCTTTATCGACGTCATGATCGCCATCGCGAAGGAAGCCGAAACGAATCCGGAAATGCTGCGGAGCGCCCCGCACACCACCCCGGTGACGCGCCTGGACGAAACCGGCGCCGCCCGGAAGCCGGTGCTGAACTGTGCTTGCGGCTAA
- a CDS encoding undecaprenyl-diphosphate phosphatase, which translates to MNLLELIKAIILGLVEGLTEFAPVSSTGHMIIVDDMWLKTGELLGSKYVANTFKVVIQLGSILAVLVVFRNRFIDLLGLSRWMPGRAKGAATAGQGGPRLKLMQVIVGLIPAGILGVLFEDFIDEHLFSTATVLIGLVIGALLMIAADRFAPKRASVETVDQITYRQALGIGLFQCLSIWPGFSRSGSTISGGVLLGLSHRAAADFTFIMAVPIMAGASLISLVKNLEYFTIDALPFFVVGFISAFVFALLAIRFFLKLIDRIKLVPFAVYRILLALVIWVVYF; encoded by the coding sequence ATGAACTTGTTGGAACTCATAAAAGCGATTATTCTTGGCCTGGTGGAGGGACTCACGGAGTTTGCGCCGGTGTCCTCCACAGGGCATATGATCATTGTGGATGATATGTGGCTGAAAACCGGGGAGTTGCTCGGTTCAAAGTATGTGGCGAACACGTTTAAAGTCGTGATTCAACTCGGCTCGATTTTAGCCGTCCTGGTCGTGTTCCGCAACCGATTTATCGATTTGCTGGGGCTGTCGCGCTGGATGCCGGGGAGGGCCAAAGGGGCAGCAACAGCCGGACAGGGCGGACCACGGTTGAAGCTGATGCAGGTGATTGTTGGGTTGATTCCTGCCGGAATTCTTGGCGTGTTGTTTGAGGATTTTATCGATGAGCACCTGTTTTCCACCGCAACGGTGTTGATTGGACTGGTGATTGGGGCGCTGCTGATGATCGCCGCCGACCGGTTCGCGCCAAAGCGCGCAAGCGTGGAGACCGTCGACCAAATTACGTACAGGCAGGCGCTGGGGATCGGGTTGTTCCAATGTCTGTCGATCTGGCCGGGCTTCTCCCGTTCGGGTTCGACGATTTCCGGCGGGGTGCTGCTTGGTTTGAGCCACCGGGCGGCGGCCGATTTCACCTTTATCATGGCTGTTCCCATCATGGCCGGGGCCAGCTTGATTTCACTGGTGAAGAACCTGGAATACTTTACGATCGATGCGCTGCCGTTCTTTGTAGTCGGTTTTATCAGCGCCTTCGTGTTTGCGTTGTTGGCGATCCGGTTTTTCCTGAAGCTGATCGACCGCATCAAGCTGGTGCCGTTTGCGGTGTACCGCATTTTGCTGGCGCTTGTGATCTGGGTTGTTTATTTCTAA